The Lactuca sativa cultivar Salinas chromosome 2, Lsat_Salinas_v11, whole genome shotgun sequence genome includes the window tttttttattagtaaCCAAAAAGTTATAAACGAAGAAATCCTCTGCTAACATTTATTTTCTTTAAAGCCATTGAAAATTTGCAACTGGTTATAGGTAGTTAACTTGCTAAAATATGACATATGAAAACGTTATCTGTTTTTTATGTTTAAAGAAATAAATGTGTTTATTTATAAACCATTTCAAAGTTTTAGTATTTTCTGATAATAATAGTTTTTGACAATTTTTTGAATAGAAAAACTtatttcaaattataaattaaaattaatattaacaaaatataaattttgataaCGTTATCATGAAAGTCTTTGATCGAGCATAAAACGTACGTCTAGTCGATAAAATGATGGGATTGTTACGCGTCATGAGATGCCAAAAATTTTAAAAGTCTTAACTTCTTTTATGtgacaaattttataaaacaattaattatttgtaatcaTTTAAATTAAATTGACTTTATCGTATTAGATATTTAGAAACAGACACCACTTCTAAGCAATATTATTTAAAAAGAATTAACGTCTTTCGAACTTTTgtcacattaaaaaaaattatattaaaagaAATTGATCGTTGTAGAATTGAAGAAATCattaaaaacaaatataaaacatttattttttaaacattttttatcAGTAATCAAAAAGTTATAAAAGAAGAAATCTTCTGCAATCAATGTGTTTTTTTGCTGCCTTCTCACGGCCTCCATTTGTCTCCTTTTTTCCATTCTCCTTCCTTCCATTTTTCTGATCAACTCTTTTGACGTGTTCATAGTTTGATTCcaattcttttttgttttttggaaTCGAGTGGAATAATTTTTGAGATTCAGTAAGTTTAACTGTCTGATATCGATGGAAAAGACGAAGAACTTGTTAAGTATCATTGTGACAAGAACTCGAGTTTCATGTTTTTTGGCGGGAGGTTCTTGGTGAGTCTTTGCTTTTGCTTTTGTTTAATCCGCTTGATCGTGTAAATTTGGCTGAAGAAACACATGTATATGTGTGTTTGACGGCTATATTTGTTCAGAAATTAATGTTTACGTACCTAGGGTTCTAATTGGAAGGACTGTGTGTGTGAAGATTTCGGAAAATAATCGATTGTTGTTATTAGAAGAAAATGAATTCGAATCATTCATCACTAGAAATGCTGCAAGAACCGAGCATCGACACCGATAAACTCAGCTACGAGATCTTTTCGATTCTCGAGAGCAAGTTTTTATTTGGTTACGACGATCAGAAGCTTTGGCAACCTAAACAGGTTTCCCCGGAAGTTTCTGTTGCGGCGGCTGACTACGAAGGTGTTCAATCGATTAAGAACCAGAGAGGCAAAATCTGTGTTCTCTCGATTGACGGTGGAGGAATGAGGAGTATATTAGCCGGTAAAGCCCTAGCATATCTGGAAAACGCTTTGAAGGAAAAGTCCGGCAATCCTAACGCGAGAATTGCTGATTATTTTGATGTTGCCGCCGGCACGGGAGTAGGAGGCGTCTTTACGGCGATGCTGTTTGGAAGTAAGAACCAGAGCCGTCCGATTTTCAAGGCGGAGGACACGTGGAAATTTTTAGCGGAACAAGGGAAACGACTTTATGATCAAAAATCAAGTTCAAGCGGTGGTGGAGGCTTATTCAAAAGGATTTTTCGGGGGCGAAgcggtggcggtggcggtggcggtggcggtggcgGAGGGATATCTCACGCTACTACCGGATTTGAAAAAGCAATGAAAGAAGCATTCATGGTGAACGGACAGAGTTTGACTTTGAAAAACACATTGAAGCCGATTTTGATCCCCTGCTACGACCTCTCCAGCTCGGCTCCGTTCCTGTTTTCCCGAGCTGACGCTTTGGAAACCGACAGCTTCGACTTCCAGCTGTGGGAGGTTTGCCGTGCGACGTCAGCCTCTCCGGACTTGTTCGACCCGGTATCTATGAAGTCAACCGACGGAAAGACACGTTGTGTAGCGGTTGACGGCGGACTAGCTATGAGCAACCCCACCGCCGCTGCGATCACGCACGTGCTACACAACAAACAGGAGTTCCCGTTCGTGCGAGGGGTGGAGGACCTTTTGGTACTTTCACTTGGGACCGGTCAGCTTCTTGAAGGAAACTACAATTACGAACAAGTCAAAGGCTGGAAACCCCACAACTGGTGTCGTCCCATGGCTCGAATTTCCGGCGACAGCTCTGCCGATATGGTAGACCACGCCGTCGCCATGGCGTTTGGCCACAGCCGTTGTAGTAACTACGTCCGTATCCAGGTATAAACTTGTCAATTGACGATCCTAATTCATCAAACATTTCTTAATCTTCAACAACCAGTTCTTCAAAGTTAACAATGGTAAATTTATGATAATGTACACCTTCTAATTCACGATGTACAAGTCAAAAAAGGACTAGGAAACTAGTGTTGAAACATCAGGTGATTATTGGAAAGATGAGTTTGTGTCTTTATTTTTCTTGTTTTTAGGGTTTTGCCATATTTGTATAACACAAAAAGAAGTAGCATGATTTACTAGTATATGCCCTTTTTACTTTTTGGTCCGATGGTCCTCCTTCTCTTTTCTCATGCCCCTTCAGTTTTTAAATACAGTACTTTTCTGTAAcctttttatatttttcaattaATAGGCAAATGGATCAAACATGGGTCGGTGTGGGATGAATGTGGACTCGGACCCTAGTCCAGAGAACGTAAAAATGCTGACAGAAATAGCCGAGGAGATGCTGAGACAAAAGAACGTTGAATCGGTGCTGTTTGAGGGAAAGAAGATCGGTGACCGGAGCAATCTGGAGAAACTTGATTGGTTCGCCGGAGAACTTGTGTTAGAACATCAGAGGAGGAGTTGCCGGATCGCTCCCACTGTTGCTTTTAAGCAAACCTCCCAGAAACAACAACAGACATAATCAAACAGAACCGAGTTCCCTTCCCATAAAGATAAAGGTAagctttttgttaaaaaaaaatcttgGTTATTATAGGGGTATGGGTGTCGGCACAAACAAAGGCCATTTTGGTCTTTTTAGCAGTGTAATCTGAAAAGTGTTTGTTGGGTTGGAGGGTATGTTTAGTCAATTTTTTGTTGTGGAGAGAAAGAAGGGGACAAAAATACCCTTGTTGACAAGATTTGGGGGTGGTGACCTGATGATGATGACCCCCGGACCCTTGGGGTGGGTCCTTGTTTGGACTTTGGACTATTCCAATATGGCATATGCCAATTGCATGAGGAATAATTGTGACCATAAAGCCCCTGTTCTGTTGTTAGAaagaattttaataaaaaatgtgaTGAAAATTGATTGTGGAATGCAGGCAGGAGGAAGGGAGGTTGGAAATAAAGTAAAGTAATGTGTAGTATGTACATGTGAGGATGAGGAGCAGCTTTTACTTTGGGGGTAAAAATGAGTTGAAAGGACACTCGACTATCAAAACAAGAAGAAAAAGGTAAGGTTAGGGATGGATTTAGATGAAATTTGTCTGGCTTGTAAGGAAAGTGGTGTCCATTCAATCACACCACCCTGCCCCACCTTACACCGCCCTACTCTATTTGTGAGgggcaaaaatgtaaaaatatgtgTACAAGTATTATATATGGGACATGGTCAAAGGAAGGGTGAGAGTCTTATAATTGTatgttgttgttggtgttgttgttaatAGAGAATTATTGTTAAGTTGGCCCACTTGATTTTTGTAGTGATCAGATTAGAGTTACAATATATACATATTCAAGTCCCAAGGAAGATGATTATAATTGTAGTTGGTGTAAAGGAGAAGGGCCacttgtttatgcttttgcaAAAAATGTTAAAACTAAAACTGTGTGTTTGTTTTTGTGTATATAAACTAGGTTTTTTACCTTATTTTTAGTGTTTGTTAGACCATTACAAtagttcataatttttttttaaaagctaTTTGAGATAACTATAAGTCTTCTAAATATCACTTAATTTTTGTCATGCATCGTACATCATATTTAACCATAAAACTATTATTAATTTCACTATTGTTAACCGTCTCAAAAATGAGTTTTCTACAAATGAAGACTCGTATAATAACATAAAAGAACTAAACACAATCATTTTAGGTTCCAGCTAGTTTTACACATGAACTTGTTTTGGTTTTTTAGCAAGTTTTACAAATCTACGTTGTCTcaattcatttttattttaagAAGCCTATTTTTCAAATCGATTTACAAGGGAGGACTATGTTTGTATTTTAACATATAAaccatgttttaaaaaccggttcaaGCTGACTCATTGAACTAGTGGACCGAAAACCAATGACACGAGCGGTTCAACAatgatatgttttatgataaTTTCTAAATCGGATTGAACCAGATGGTTTCTTCAAAAACAAGTTGAACCGGTGTGATAGAATCAGTATAAAACCAGATTTTACAGGTTTATTGGGACTTAGATAGTTCTATTTCTAAAGAAAATTGAATAGATCGATAAAGAAAATTGAATAGTCATGTTATCCAGAATATACACAACTTGAAGACAGACACATACCACTACCAAATCAGATGTAGGCCAACCGTTGAAACGGTTGAATCAATTCTACTAAAAAactgatttttaaaacattacaaaaaaatatatcattatattaTATTCGTAGGTgattaaaatgtaaaattttgtTATAGTTATCCCCACATATAACTTCACTTGTTTCGGCATCAGTTTACATTGCCATTAATATTTACCATCGGGTTTTATCATGATTTGTTTTAATAATGTTTCATATAACATAACACTATTGTTAATTAtctttcttatttttcttttatatcATTTTAAATTTATCTTTCAATTTATAGTTAATTTAACCAAatactattatttttattaagaACTAAGATGTCACACGtatcttttatatatttatagttatttATATTGTAAATAATTAGTCAAATACAGTTGTAGTTTCTATATATTTTTCCTAGTTTAGTGCTTATAGCTGCGATCATATTCCGGCTATAAAGTGACTTTCGATTGTAAATGTTAATCAAGCAATTCAATACTCATTCATATCTGTATACCTTtatttggtatcaaagccctcCTAGCTCTCACGAATTCTTCGATCCAAACACTCTTCTTCTTCACAATTAAGGTTCTTTAATGGCGAACAAACAAACACAAATCACAACCGCCACTCACTTAACCACAAAACTTACCTCCAATAATTACCCAGTGTGGTGTAACAAGTCGAATCAACACTCATTAGTCTTGAACTTGAAGACCATATCATTGGTGAATCCAAAAAACCCTCGGAAACCATCAACGACAAAGAGGGCAAGCCCATTCCCAATCCAGAATACCGTCCTTGGTATCGTCAAGATCAAATGATCTTTAGTGCAATCTTAGGAAGTTGCTCTGATTCCATCCAACCCCTCATCTCTTCCGCGTCTATAACACGCCAAGCATGGGAACAACATCACTCAAGTTTTGCCTCCTCCTCCAGGTATCGCATCATCACCCAGAAATCAAAACTCGCTAAAAACCCTAAAAGTACTCGATTTGTCACTGAATTTCTACACGAGATGCGAACTATCGCTGATGCCCTAGCCATTGCTCAAAGTCCAGTGTCGGAGGAAGATCTTACGGTTCATATTCTCTCCCAACTAGGAGATGATTACAATACTATTGTCGCTGCTATCAAGGTGCGGGACAACCCCATCTTGTACTCTGAACTCTTTGAAAAACTCACAGACTATGAACAAGCCATCAAAGAAACATCACCCATTCTCGAATCCATTCCCACAACCGTGAACAACACAGCTCGACAATAGGGGTCCACCAATCGCAACCCAAACTCCTTCACCAGAGACAACAACATATCATATCAATCGAGGTCCCACAAAGGTGCTCACCAACACCAATCCCATTAGTCAAACACTAACCACAATCGTATCAATAGAAATAATGAGTTCTGCCAATACTGCAACATACAAGGTCATCTAGCATGTGACTGTCTCAAGCTAGCTCGCTTCATAAGAGAAAGGAATGTCCACCTTATCAAAAACTCCACACCAGTAGCAAACCTGACCACCTCCTCTCTGATATCACCATCTTGGTTATTTGACACATGGGTCTCTAATCATGTCACATCCAATTGCCATAATATTCATAGTGTATCTGAATATGGTGGTCCAGATGAAATTGTTCTTGGGGATGGTATATGTCTACCCATCTCTAAAATTGTAACACATATCAACACTGCTCACAAACTATTACTATTGAATGTTTTACATGTCCCACGATTACATCAAAATCTTGTTTCAGTTGGCCACTTATGTGATACTAACGTTGTTTCGATGGATTTTTTTCCAACTCATTTTTTGTGAAGGATCTATGCATGGGGGCACGTCTAGTGCGAGGAGAAGGGTATACCACAATCGTCTGTCACCTAGACTTTAAGTTCATGCCACCTTCAAACACACTCCTCTTAATCTCCACCACAAACTTTGTCATCCGTCTGCCAAAGTTTTCAAGTCTATTGTTTCTAAGTTAGGTTTAGGTTCAAAAATTGTTCCAAATGTTCATTGTTCATCTTGTTCTATCAATAAAAGCCATAAATTGCCTTTTGGTCCAAACTCTTTTATTGCTACTCATCCGTTTCAACTTATATACTCTGATGTCTGGGAACCAATTCAAAAATCAATTGATGGTTTAACTTATTATGTCATTTTTGTTGACTATTTCACGAAATATGTCTGGATATACCCCATGAAACGCAAAAGTGATGTATTCCAATTATTCCCTCAATTCAAACTCCTAGTCGAAAATACTCCCAACACCTTATAGTTTCTCTATTTAGTAACAACGGTAGCGAATACCTAGGTCTACTCTAATTCCTTCAAGCTCATGGCATATCACACTACACCACCTGTAACACCCGCAAatttgggctagtcaattaagatataataaacgttaaaaatgttttttttatagaagattatctatgataaataatcttaaccaaagtaataGTTAGGATCAATAATTATAACTTATTTGAcgtaataaagaagaattatatgaatattatgtgtttcatgattattataatataataaaataagaaaaatcagtcgaatcgtccgtaaatcgtaaaaataagtgcaccaatatatatatatatatatatatatatatatatatatatatatatatatatagagagagagagagagagagggagagagagaaagtACACGTCTTCCAGAtttcgaaaatataaatttcgtaaaAATCCGACTccgtatgaattagatatgatttttataagataaaaaatCAGCCGCGCACAACGAATGTATGGCGTAAAAAGCTACGAagagaatggttgacttttagctAAAGTCACTAAAAAGAAAAACACAGTACttttaaaataagaattttgagaaaaggaCGCCAAAAATGGAGTCCatacgagagagttatgattttaggaaattcatttaattttattaaaacatGGACAAAagctaaagtcaaaattagccgatggagtttTACGAAAGTTGTACATCTCGTCGATAGTTACGCGTGGATAAGATTGTGGATAAGATCGAATTAAATAATGTGGACTAGAATGAATTAAATAATTTGGATAAAAACGAATTAATTAAGTTTAATGCCTAAGTAAACTTAGTGGCTAAGAAATCCTAACACTATAAATAGGGACTCAAGTCTTGTCATTCCGTCACAACTTTCCCTCTCAAATATATATGCTTCGAGATCTCAGTCACTGTGAATTGAGTTCTCGAGTGAAACGTAGAAACGCTAGAGCGTTGGAGAATCGCTTCCTAGAAAAAGTTTAAGCATCAAATCCTTTTCCAATCTACTAattaagtgagtgcatagtccatttcatgaatatgattttaatacaagtattgattaaagtattaaatatatgtttgtgtgtgaaatatttgttatttcctgaaatacgtgttaagagcATATTTGATAAGATATGATAAATTAAGATACAgaataaacctaaattaattgagCCTTTTTTTATCAAATCCATCAAAGGCGAAGTGACAATCATCCTCAAGCAatcatctgatgggttttgagcattctaacacccctaagtgtacatgcaaccttagaaaaccttggatctatgtttgtctaaaatacatgcaaaatatgatttccaaggttcataatcctatctagcatacatggggaacttttaatctaaaagatggctagaattacgtaccttgtagttgatttgattccttgaaaaccttgagagcctagcaccccaagtgtgatgcctcaaatgcttcacacaacaccaaatgctttagAATAACTTTAaagtatgtataacacttgtataaatcaGCTTGCCCTATCtagttcttagtgtagccgattttggtgagtatcatgttctttatatcgtgtgtcacatctagggttacaccatgtaaaccctaatgtgacatgactcttcctttccatgacccatgggtttttaactcccatggagcatcttatgggtttaacccaacttgataatccatggagccttttagcccactatacaagctatggatgatttacataatcaacccatatatctaattagttatcttttgatcacttaatttattccaaattaattcttgatcaatactaatttgataatactattaatatattagaatttttaatatattaataaaccacaagtgttatttctctcatttagtctatccaaatgcatgatgccatgcaacccaaatggaccatgctgggtcgggtcaagtacataccaaatacagttatggacttagacaccttatccaacagtctcccacttggataagtctaataactatatttgtaagtatgacttcaggaaccgatcaacaatcgtagctctttaaaggtctctcggaactgagaagatgatgatacgccatttaagataagtgatcatataatcctttgttctatatatcagccggacaaatacatggaacaatgttttacttattgtccagcagtttgtttcctgatttatgatttgtttgacatagaactaaattgaacacatcaattcggttctgaccgggcccggtacataggtcaaaacaaaatcatcgaggggcccagatatcgcttctaatccaagaaggaacagataaacttcgactcatatgcttattctactacttgttgaatcacacacaaaagtacgttttataacatcgagttaccaatgcggtttcgtacgatcactggataaccaactcataggcaacaagtcatatctctaggtttgaagacttatatgatattaccatctcacgatcactcgagataaattccatgaagtgataccagtgagcgtgggttgagtctaatgctcaaaacttacgagcatgagtgttgtagctatgtccaacaacttagacctctgcaaccat containing:
- the LOC111906249 gene encoding patatin-like protein 6 — encoded protein: MNSNHSSLEMLQEPSIDTDKLSYEIFSILESKFLFGYDDQKLWQPKQVSPEVSVAAADYEGVQSIKNQRGKICVLSIDGGGMRSILAGKALAYLENALKEKSGNPNARIADYFDVAAGTGVGGVFTAMLFGSKNQSRPIFKAEDTWKFLAEQGKRLYDQKSSSSGGGGLFKRIFRGRSGGGGGGGGGGGGISHATTGFEKAMKEAFMVNGQSLTLKNTLKPILIPCYDLSSSAPFLFSRADALETDSFDFQLWEVCRATSASPDLFDPVSMKSTDGKTRCVAVDGGLAMSNPTAAAITHVLHNKQEFPFVRGVEDLLVLSLGTGQLLEGNYNYEQVKGWKPHNWCRPMARISGDSSADMVDHAVAMAFGHSRCSNYVRIQANGSNMGRCGMNVDSDPSPENVKMLTEIAEEMLRQKNVESVLFEGKKIGDRSNLEKLDWFAGELVLEHQRRSCRIAPTVAFKQTSQKQQQT